The DNA sequence CAATCTGCTGACCGATACGGTGCTGTATCTGTTCCAGTCCCAGAACCAGAAGACACAGGCTGAACAGACGGTTCGCAAGCTGCTCGACCAGCATAAGATCGACGCTATTGCCATTGGAAACGGTACTGCCGGGCGCGAAACCGAGGAGTTTATCCAGAGCCTGGGGATCGATAAGCCGGTGTTCATGGTGAGCGAACAGGGTGCATCCATTTACTCCGCTTCCGACGTAGCCCGCGAAGAATTTCCCGATCGGGACGTCACGGTACGGGGGGCGGTCAGCATTGGTCGCCGGTTGATGGACCCGCTGGCCGAACTGGTCAAGATCGACCCGAAATCCATTGGCGTGGGGCAGTACCAGCACGACGTTGACCAGACTGACCTGAAAACGAGCCTTGACGCTGTGGTGGAAAGCTGCGTGAACCAGGTGGGCGTTTCGCTCAATACCGCCAGTGCCTACCTGCTCCGCTACGTATCGGGACTGGGTCCGCAACTGGCCGGAAATATTGTGAGTTACCGTGCGCAGAACGGAGCATTTACTTCCCGCGACCAGCTGAAAAAAGTACCGCGCCTGGGGCCGAAAGCGTTTGAGCAGTGTGCCGGTTTTCTGCGTATCGAAGGCGCCCCAAACCCGCTCGACAACAGCGCGGTTCACCCCGAGCGATACTCGCTGGTGGAGAAGATGGCGGTCGATGCGGGCAGTACCGTCGCCGACCTGATTAAGAAGCCGGAACTCCGCAAGCAGATCACACCCGAACGCTACGTTACCAGCGCCGTTGGCCTGCCCACGCTCCGCGATATTCTGGCGGAACTGGAGAAGCCCGGCCGTGACCCCCGCGATCCTCTTTCGGTCTTTGAATACGACGCCCGCGTCCGGTCGATCGACGATCTGCACGAGGGGATGATCCTGCCTGGCGTGGTCACGAACATTACGGCGTTTGGTGCCTTTGTCGACATTGGCGTGAAGCAGGATGGACTGGTGCACGTCTCCCAAATGGCGCATCAGTACGTCTCCGATCCGAAAACGGTTGTTAAAGTCTACCAGAAAATAAGAGTAAAGGTGCTGGAAGTAGATACGGCCCGCAAACGGATTGCGTTATCTATGAAAATTTAATAGGTTGCACGTATTTACTAAACCTGCCTGTATGCAACAACGCCGGTTCCGGGCTGGGGTAGGGGTCTTGTCGATCCCCGCCTGTCTGCTCTTTTTGTTATCATCCTGTTCAGCCCTCAAATCGTCCGGGCCTTCCCATTCCGTCAGTCGTCGTCCAGCCGCCAGCCGGTCTGTCGCCAGCCGCCCGTCGACGGGTAAAAAGCCAACTCGTCCACCAGCGGTACCCGCCCGGGCAGTGGGCAAAGTAGTCGATACGCGCACCTACGAAGCCCGCTACGTACCTGAAGTCGTGAAAGTGGCCCGGACCTATACCGGAACTCCGTACCGCACGGGAGGAAATACGTTTGACGGGATCGATTGTTCAGGACTGGTGTGTGCCGTTTTCAGCACCGTCGGGCTTAAGATGCCGCGCATCTCCTGGCAGCAGTCGGAGGTGGGGCGCGAAGTGGAGGTAGACGAGATCCTGCCCGGCGATTTGATTTTCTTCGTGCCCGATAAAGGGCAGGCCGGTTACGTATCGCACACGGGTATTGTGACGGAAGTGAACGGCGAAAATAATATTCGATTTATTCATGCCTCCTCGTCGCGGGGTGTTCGGGAGGATAATCTGTACGCCGATTACTTCAAAGGAAGATTCGTAAAGGCGCTTCGGCCCTTCTGATTGTTATCCGCTTATGAATACAAAAAGCCGCTCCCGGGAGCGGCTTTTTGCGTGTGTATCGAGGGGGTTAGCTAGCCGCCTGGGCTTCGCTGATGAGTTCTTCGAGGTGGGCGCGGTCTTTGTTGCGCAGCTTCATTTCAAGGCTAAGTGCTTCGTTACGAGTGTCGAACTGACGCGTAAATTTCACCTCCCAGGGTTTACCATCGGCAGTGGCCGGGTTGGTTTTTGCGTTGTGCTGCCAGAGAGTAATGGGCAGATTTTTTGTCTGACCAATGAAGTACCGGTCGGCGGAAGGGCTGAAAATAATATAAACGGTATGCATACGATTGCTGGACTATTACCAAAACTACAGCTTTGTTCACAGAAAACAAATCCTATTTGAGCGAGCGAGTAAATTGGAAAAGCCCCTAATAAATTTCGGCTGACCAGTTGTGGCGTATTAATTTTTTGTTCATCTTTGCACCACAATACGGCCTCAGGGCGTGTTTAATGGGGGATTAGCTCAGCTGGCTAGAGCGCTTCCATGGCATGGAAGAGGTCATCGGTTCGACTCCGATATTCTCCACAAAATACAAGTTTTGATCAAACGGCTCAACCACCAGGTTGGGCCGTTTTGCGTTTCAGCCCTGCCGCTCTCATTACCCCCGGATAGAATATACGCCAGAAACGTTCGCTTCCTCTGTATAGCCTGGTTGAACTGCATGTCGGGCACAACGTCCTACGTGGTATGTATTCAAGTGCTGAGAGGACACGCCCGGTTTCCCCAAAATTCCTACCTCCCGGTAAATACCCGACCTACTACGATACCACTTGCGTAACTTATCAAACTATGAGGGTAAGTTCCCCCTACATTGGTACGTGTTCGGGAAAAACGGCGAACCAGGGCCGGTTCCTTGCGGTCAGAATATCTATTATCACAAACACAGAATGATATCGAACAACCTTAAAATAAATGGTAACTATACACTATATGAATGGAAACACACGGGTAATATCAGGACTATAACACTAGGGATCAGCGAAAGGGAGTTGCAGCAGCAGAATGGTTTTAAAGAGCATAGGACTCTAGAAATATATCTTCGCCGTTTGAGTGCTTAGTACTCAAGTGAGATTTACGAAAAGTTTATTTAATGTGAGTTTTTAATAATTGAGCTATAAGATAAGAATTAAAATAATATGGAAGATCACAAAGAACGAATAGAAATAAGCGGACTCAAGTTTCAGGAAATGGTAGGTAATGGACACTACTTTCATCCCTATCGACCAACTTACGTAATTACAACAGAAGTTAATTTTGCAGACATAGAATATAAACTTGAGAATTTTTATTATAAAAGCGAGATTTTAGACATAGATATTGCATCATGTTTTTTTGAGAAGCCAGTTTATATAAAAAATATTAAACAAAGAAACTTAAGTTTGAATTTTAAGAATTGTAATATAAACTCAGATTTATTAGTTATTAACTCGGATATAGATAACTTAAAAATTGAGCAATCTGATATTTTAGACTTTAGGATTTTAGGGTCTAATATTTTAACCGTACTACTGACGTTTTCTAAGATTGTTAGTATTCATATAAAAAGTGACAAAGATAATTATATTGAACATATAGTTTTTTTGTCTCTAGTTGTCAGAAGTGGGTTATCTCTACGGGGTGATAAATATGGGAAGATTAAAATGGATGATTTAGTATGTGATAAATACGATATACGTCCAATAAGTTTTGATAAGTTGCTAACTCTAAATGAAGTTATTCTTTCGGATGGAATACATGATAAATCAGACGAAAAAGTAAGTATAGGGAGTTTGATAATTATTTTTCATAAAAGTTCAGCATCTATTGAGCTTTTAAATATTAATGTTACTGATTTTGTTATAACAGGTTTATTAAAAAGCGCTTCTTTTTTTCTGGAAAATTCAATTATAAAAAATTTAAAATTTATAAATTTTGTTAATGATGGTAGAGTCAGATTTCACAATATTTCCATTCTAGAAAATGGCATTTGTAGTTTTATAGATTCTCATTTCGGTAAAACGGAATTCAATGGTTTTGAATTAGGACTTGTAGAGAAAATTGTAGTTTATTCAAGTAATTTAACTGAAATAATTACAACCAATACTTCTTTTCCTCAAAAAGTTACTGGTAAAAATTTAGATGATGAAAAAGAAGTTAGAGAAGTGTATAGACAGCTTAAATACGCTGCGAGTAAACAAGGTGATAGAATAAGGGAGTTGGAATATGAGAAGTATGAAATGAACAGTTACGAAAAAACTTTAAAAGGCTGGATTGATTTAAAAGATATAATTATTCTTTGGAGTAACAGAGTTACTAATAATCATGGGCAAAATTATGCAATAACCCTTTTTTACTGGTTTATACCTTTGACCACAATTTTTTACATGTTAATAAAAGTTAACTTAGGCTACTCATTTAGTTTTGGTATTCCAAATGCAAATGATATAAGTCAGTATATTGAATCTTCATTAAATCCTTTGCACGACTTTAATAAAGTATTTGATAATAAATTAAATGAAAATACAGGCAAAGCACGATTATATGATTCGATACTGAAGATTATATCTGGCTATCTCATTTTCCAGTTCCTTAGAGCGTTTAGGAAATACGTTAAGTAGCGCTTTGTCTATGTTGTCTTTGCTTCTATGTCCTCAGTTTAAAATTTTACTAAAATCAATCTTCTACACTTACACACATATTACAATGCACAAAAATATCAAATCCATTTCCTTTGCAATCCTATCCCTTTGCGCGGTAGCGGGTTGTAAATCGGATGAGGTAAATCCAGATGCTTTTTACGGCCAGTACAAAACACAAATCGAGTTGTCATATGGTAGGGGAAATCAGATAACAACGCAAACGGGTAGCGGCACTTTAACGGTATCAAAAGTTGACGATAGTGAAATATTAATTGTTGAATCCTATCAGAGTGTAGGCCGCGAATACAAAGCGACTATCAACGGTAGAAATTTACGGTTGATAAAACTACAGAATCAATAGTTGTCGATGGGAAAACCCAAACAGGCGTATTAAATGGTAGTGGGGGATTTTCAAAGGATGGTAAAACTATCACCTTAAATACTTCTACCGACGTTGCAACAAGTTCCCCATTTAATAGAAGTATAAAAGTGAATGGCAGTAAATAAATACAGTACAT is a window from the Spirosoma rigui genome containing:
- a CDS encoding Tex family protein, whose protein sequence is MTQPTSVLTDRLDQRIAARLNLNGKSVSATIELLAGGATVPFIARYRKEATASPSGVPLDEVQIAQIKDTYQKLLDLDKRRDAIAKSIDEQGKLTPDLRRKLDAADTLTDLEDLYLPYKQKRKTRAIIAIERGLEPLANLLLMQRETAIDQAARRYLSDVVPTVADALQGARDILAERISEDADARQRIRNLFEREAIVKSTVKKGKETDGIKFRDYYDFAEPLRRVPSHRLLALRRGETEGFLSVSIGPDEGTALERLERQFIRTNVSVIREQLELAIRDGYKRLLKPAIETEFDNRSKEKADAEAIQIFAENLRQLLLSSPLGQQRVLAIDPGYRTGCKAVCLDAQGNLLTDTVLYLFQSQNQKTQAEQTVRKLLDQHKIDAIAIGNGTAGRETEEFIQSLGIDKPVFMVSEQGASIYSASDVAREEFPDRDVTVRGAVSIGRRLMDPLAELVKIDPKSIGVGQYQHDVDQTDLKTSLDAVVESCVNQVGVSLNTASAYLLRYVSGLGPQLAGNIVSYRAQNGAFTSRDQLKKVPRLGPKAFEQCAGFLRIEGAPNPLDNSAVHPERYSLVEKMAVDAGSTVADLIKKPELRKQITPERYVTSAVGLPTLRDILAELEKPGRDPRDPLSVFEYDARVRSIDDLHEGMILPGVVTNITAFGAFVDIGVKQDGLVHVSQMAHQYVSDPKTVVKVYQKIRVKVLEVDTARKRIALSMKI
- a CDS encoding C40 family peptidase, yielding MQQRRFRAGVGVLSIPACLLFLLSSCSALKSSGPSHSVSRRPAASRSVASRPSTGKKPTRPPAVPARAVGKVVDTRTYEARYVPEVVKVARTYTGTPYRTGGNTFDGIDCSGLVCAVFSTVGLKMPRISWQQSEVGREVEVDEILPGDLIFFVPDKGQAGYVSHTGIVTEVNGENNIRFIHASSSRGVREDNLYADYFKGRFVKALRPF
- a CDS encoding GIY-YIG nuclease family protein, which produces MHTVYIIFSPSADRYFIGQTKNLPITLWQHNAKTNPATADGKPWEVKFTRQFDTRNEALSLEMKLRNKDRAHLEELISEAQAAS